The Brockia lithotrophica genome includes the window CAAAGAGGAGGACGTCAAGGTCCTCGTCCCAGTGAACCTCTTTAAAGAACGTGTCGAGCATCTTCCCGAGCATAGGCCCGCGCCAGATGACGGGGGTGTTGTGGGGAACGAAAAACCCCATGGAGATCACGCTCATCCCGAAGCTGTACAGGGGCACGATGAGCTTTTCGAGAACCGTGGGCTGGCGGCGAATTCCGAGGATCTCGGGGATGCTGAAACCGTAAATATCCGCGTCGATGAGCCCCACCTTGAGCCCGGAGCGGGCGAGGGCGTACGCGAGGTTGGCGGTAACTGTGGACTTCCCTACACCACCCTTTCCCGAGGAAACCGTGAGGTACACGGTCTTTTCCGAACCGGGAGGGCGGTCCGGCGTGAGCGTAACAAGGCCTTTAGAAGCTTGAAGCTTAGCGGCAAGGGCCTGTCGTTCCGCTTCGGTCATCGCCGTGAGGCGTACGTACACCTTCTTCGCCCCCGCGGCTAGGATGGCCTCCTTTGCCCGTTCGGAAATTACGCCCTGAAGCGGGCAGTTCGGCACGGTGAGCGCGATTACGACGCGAACCGTATCCCCCTCGACTTCGATGTCTTTGACCATATCGAGATCGACGAGGCTTTGACGAAGTTCGGGGTCTTCGACGGTGCGCAACGCCTCGCGCACCTCTTCTACCGTAAGGGCCACGGATTGCACCTTCCTTTCCCGATCTTTCCCTACCCCGGTACAGACGTACGGAAGACGGCAAAAAGAAGAGGGCTTTTTTGCCCTCGTTTTCATTATAGACCAGTTCCTTAGGAAAGCGCTACCGCAGAACGGTGAACTTCTCTTGAACACCTCTTCCTTTGAAGTTCCCAAAGGGAAAAGGGGCCCTTGCAGCCCCCTTGGTCGTTCAATCCCGAAATTCCCCTTGCGCAGGGACGGAAGAAGGCGGAGGACAGGGTTCGTTCCCTGCCGCGTACCGTGCAATCCCGTCGTAAACGGCCAGAGCTACGCGTCTTTGGTACGTCCGATCGAGAAGGAGGCGGGCCTCTTCGGGATGGGAAAGAAAGCCGGCTTCGACGAGGATCGTGGGAACCCTCGCAACCCGCAGAAGGTAGAGGTCGTCTCGCTTCTTGGGAAGCCGAGGCGTCCCTAAGTGCTCGGCCAAGGCACGCTGCACGTGCCAGGCCAGGCAGGCGCTCTCTGGAGGATCCTCACCGTAAAACACCTGAGCCCCCCACCACTTGGGGGAAGGAACGCTGTTGAGGTGGATGCTTACGGCAAGGTCCACGTCTGGAGAATTCATGATCTGGGCGCGGGCGCGCATGTCGCGTTCCTTTCTCCGTCCTCTCCCCTCACCCGCGAGATCGTAATCCCCCTCCCGCGTGAGCCGCACGTATGCTCCCGCACCCTGGAGGTAATCCCGAAGGTAAAGGGCAATAGCCAAAACCGTGTCGTCCTCGACGATTTCCCCACCCAGACCCACGGCCCCACCGTCAATGCCGCCGTGCCCGGGATCAAGAACGACGACCTTCCCGGCTAGGGCCCCGTGCGAAGACGCGGCCGAAGATGCAGCAAACCACCGCCCCGAGCTCCACGGGACGACGCGCAGGGCGAAAATCGCCGCGCTTCCCAGGACAATTCCCAGAAGGAAAACAAGGGCTTTTCGCTGTTCCGGGCGAACTGCAAACCGCACGCGGCGAATCCCCATCGGACGTAGCCCTCCCACCTTTCGAAAACCCCCGCGGTTGTCCCTCGCTCCAACGTATGCGCCAGAGCAAAAAAAAACACCGCCTGCCCAGGGCAAGCGGTGTTCCTTGGATCGACCGTCCAGATCGAACCAAACCCTCACCGTTTCGAAAACTGCGGCGCCCGCCGCGCCTTCTTGAGACCGTACTTCTTCCGTTCCTTCATCCGCGGGTCGCGACGCAAAAGACCCGCCTTTTTGAGAACGGGGCGGAATTCCGGGTTGATAAGGAGGAGGGCTCGGGCAATTCCGTGACGGATCGCCCCCAGTTGTCCGGTAATCCCGCCTCCGCTTACGTTTGCGTACACGTCGTACTGCCCAAGAACCCCCGCGCGTTCAAGCGGCTCCTGTACGATCAGGCGGTAGGCGAGGAGGCTGTAGCGCTTCTCGAAGGGCTCTCCGTTTACGAAGATCTTGCCATCCCCAGGAACGAGACGCACCCGGGCTACCGCTTCTTTGCGACGACCGGTTGCCATGTACTGGAGCGTGCTCACTTCGTTTCACCCCCGTCGTGCGACGCGCGTTCCCGGCCCGTAGGCCAAAACTTTCCCAACGGCCAAGGTTCCGGCTTTTGGGCGGCGTGTGGATGGTCGGGACCCGCGTATACGTACAACTTCTTCATGAGCTTACGCCCGAGCCGGTTTTTGGGAAGCATCCGCCGAACGGCGAGCTCGAGCAACCGCTCCGGGCGCTTTTGCCAAAGCTGACGGGCCGTGTACGTGCGCAACCCACCGGGATAGCGGGAGTGGAAGTGGTACAGCTTTTTCTCCCACTTCTCCCCGGTAAGTTCCACCTTGTCCGCGTTGACGACGATCACGAAGTCGCCGACATCGAGATGCGGAACGAAGATGGCCTTGTGCTTCCCCCGCAAGATCCGGGCGATCTCCGCCGCAATCCGCCCCAGGGGCTGTCCCGCGGCGTCGACAACGTACCACTTGCGCTGCGCGAGCGCTTCTTCTTCCGTAGGCATAAAGGTCCTCTGGACCTGCATCGCGTTCGTCCTCCTTTACCCGAACCATCTTAGCGGATGTCTTCGGGGAAGTCAAACAGCTGAACGGCGGGCGGGTCCGGCAAGAGATGCGGCGGATAGTACACGTGGAAAAGCCACAAGCCCTCGGGCGGAGCCGTAGGTCCCGCCTCCTCGCGACGTCCGGAAGTGAGAAGACGGGCGACGTCTTCCGGAGTACGGCGGTTGCGCCCGACTTCCAAAAGGGTCCCCGCAAGGATGCGCACCATGTGGTAGAGAAAGCCGTCGCCTTCCACGAGGAAAAAGACGTCGAAACCGCGGGCGAAAACTTCGGCGCGGAACACCGTCCGAACCGTCGTTCGGGCAGAAGATCCTAGGTTGCGAAAGGCGCGAAAGTCGTGCGTACCCACGAGGTAACGTGCCGCTTCGGCCATCCGCTCGACGTCCAACCTTCCGGGAACATGGGCGGAAAAGGTGCGGAGAAAGGGAAGGCGTATCGGTCGGGTATCGAAGCGGTACACGTAACGTTTGCGTATGGCGTCCTTTCGGGCGTGAAACTCGGAGGGAACGACGTGAGCCTCCCACACCCGAACGTCCGGCGGGAGGCGGGTATTCAAGGCGTACGGAATCTTTTCGACGGGGACGTTGGCGTCCACGTCGCAGTGCACGACCTGACCTACGGCGTGAACCCCAGCGTCGGTCCGACCTGCGGGAACCACGCGAATCGGGCGACCGTACGTCTCGAGAAGCGCGGCTTCGAGTTCGTCTTGAACCGTGCGTCCCTGCTTTTGACGCTCGAAGCCGAAGAACCCGGTTCCTTCGTACGCAACTCGGAGGGCCACACGCAAGGACGGTCACCTCCGAGGAGTTTCCCCTTGACCCGTTCGCAAGGAGGGAAGCCGGCGACCCGGAGGGGCAAAGGCTTCGCCCCCGTGCGAAAAAGCGAAAACGCCGCGTGCAACGGCGCGGCTCTTGCCCTCGCAAAGACGCCCGCCCTTCCCTTCTCGGGACAGCCGCGGCCCCCTCCCGTAGACCGCGAAAGGCCCTATTCTTCCACCCATTCGATCACGGCCATGGGAGCGGCGTCGCCGCGGCGCGGTCCGAGTTTGAGCACGCGCGTGTATCCCCCGGCGCGGTCCCGGTACCGAGGAGCGATTTCGTCAAAGAGCTTCCGCAGCGCGTCCCGCGAACGGGGGTCGTCGGGATTTTCCCGTTCTTTGCGGACGATCCGGGCAGCCTGCCTCCGGGCGTGCAGGGAGCCGTCCTTCGCCCACGTTACGAGTTTGTCGGCCAACTTCCGCACTTCCTTGGCCCGAGTTTCGGTCGTCACGATCCGCTCGTAGAGGATGAGGTCGGTTACGAGGCTGCGGAGCATTGCCAGGCGCGCCGACGTCGGGCGCCGGAGTTTCCGGTAGGACATGAGAGACTCCCTCCTCACAGGAAAGGCGCGACCTCAATCTTCCTTGCGAAAGTCGAGGCCGAGCTCGGCAAGTTTGGCGCGAATTTCTTCGAGGGACTTCTTGCCCAAGTTGCGGATCTTCATCATGTCCTCTTCCGTGCGCGAAACGAGTTCCTGAACGGTGTTGATTCCCGCACGCTTCAAGCTGTTGTAGGA containing:
- a CDS encoding Mrp/NBP35 family ATP-binding protein — encoded protein: MALTVEEVREALRTVEDPELRQSLVDLDMVKDIEVEGDTVRVVIALTVPNCPLQGVISERAKEAILAAGAKKVYVRLTAMTEAERQALAAKLQASKGLVTLTPDRPPGSEKTVYLTVSSGKGGVGKSTVTANLAYALARSGLKVGLIDADIYGFSIPEILGIRRQPTVLEKLIVPLYSFGMSVISMGFFVPHNTPVIWRGPMLGKMLDTFFKEVHWDEDLDVLLFDLPPGTGDIPLDISRRVSWAMDILVTTPHPTATRVAARAGAMTLRLNRSILGIVENMSYVECPDGTRVYPFGEGGGRDLAAHFRTELLAQIPLAGDSPGVEDPVTGETAPGLFPADHPVGKVYASLAEKVMEKLGLEPRPEAVR
- a CDS encoding N-acetylmuramoyl-L-alanine amidase; its protein translation is MGIRRVRFAVRPEQRKALVFLLGIVLGSAAIFALRVVPWSSGRWFAASSAASSHGALAGKVVVLDPGHGGIDGGAVGLGGEIVEDDTVLAIALYLRDYLQGAGAYVRLTREGDYDLAGEGRGRRKERDMRARAQIMNSPDVDLAVSIHLNSVPSPKWWGAQVFYGEDPPESACLAWHVQRALAEHLGTPRLPKKRDDLYLLRVARVPTILVEAGFLSHPEEARLLLDRTYQRRVALAVYDGIARYAAGNEPCPPPSSVPAQGEFRD
- the rpsI gene encoding 30S ribosomal protein S9 yields the protein MSTLQYMATGRRKEAVARVRLVPGDGKIFVNGEPFEKRYSLLAYRLIVQEPLERAGVLGQYDVYANVSGGGITGQLGAIRHGIARALLLINPEFRPVLKKAGLLRRDPRMKERKKYGLKKARRAPQFSKR
- the rplM gene encoding 50S ribosomal protein L13, coding for MQVQRTFMPTEEEALAQRKWYVVDAAGQPLGRIAAEIARILRGKHKAIFVPHLDVGDFVIVVNADKVELTGEKWEKKLYHFHSRYPGGLRTYTARQLWQKRPERLLELAVRRMLPKNRLGRKLMKKLYVYAGPDHPHAAQKPEPWPLGKFWPTGRERASHDGGETK
- the truA gene encoding tRNA pseudouridine(38-40) synthase TruA; this encodes MALRVAYEGTGFFGFERQKQGRTVQDELEAALLETYGRPIRVVPAGRTDAGVHAVGQVVHCDVDANVPVEKIPYALNTRLPPDVRVWEAHVVPSEFHARKDAIRKRYVYRFDTRPIRLPFLRTFSAHVPGRLDVERMAEAARYLVGTHDFRAFRNLGSSARTTVRTVFRAEVFARGFDVFFLVEGDGFLYHMVRILAGTLLEVGRNRRTPEDVARLLTSGRREEAGPTAPPEGLWLFHVYYPPHLLPDPPAVQLFDFPEDIR
- the rplQ gene encoding 50S ribosomal protein L17; this translates as MSYRKLRRPTSARLAMLRSLVTDLILYERIVTTETRAKEVRKLADKLVTWAKDGSLHARRQAARIVRKERENPDDPRSRDALRKLFDEIAPRYRDRAGGYTRVLKLGPRRGDAAPMAVIEWVEE